The following nucleotide sequence is from Salinispirillum sp. LH 10-3-1.
AATACGGTAGCCCAGCTCTTCGGCGTATTGCACGTCTTCTTGGGTGATCTGCGTGATGCCTTCTGTGAACACACTCTCGAACTGCAAGGGTACGCCGTAGGCGATAGAAGCAAGAATGGTCAGCTTATGTGCCGCATCGATGCCTTCAACATCGAAGGTCGGGTCGGCCTCGGCGTAACCCAGCTCTTGGGCTTCAGCGAGCACATCATAAAAATTACGGCCCTTTTCGCGCATCTCGGTCAGGATGAAGTTGCCCGTACCATTGATGATACCGGCCAACCAATCGACTTCGTTGGCCACCAAGCCTTCGCGCAGCGCTTTGATGATAGGAATACCGCCCGCGACGGCGGCTTCAAAGGCCACCGTCACGCCTTTGGCCTCTGCTGCTTGAAAGATTTCATTGCCGTGCAGTGCGATCAAAGCCTTGTTGGCCGTCACCACGTGCTTGCCAGAGGCAATGGCTTCGAGCACCAAGTCTTTAGCGACCGTCGTGCCGCCAATCAACTCAACTACAATTTGCACGTCAGGGTCACGTACCACATCAAAGATATCACGCGACACCTTGTAACCAGCGGTGTGGCTGGCAGGATTGTCGCGACGCGTTCCAATATGGGTAATCTGAATATCACGGCCCGCACGGCGACTAATCGTCTCCTGATTGCGAGTTAATACATTGAATGTACCGCTGCCAACAGTACCCAGACCGCATATTCCGATATTAACGCGTTTCAAGGGAGAGAATCCTCTTACTG
It contains:
- a CDS encoding homoserine dehydrogenase; the encoded protein is MKRVNIGICGLGTVGSGTFNVLTRNQETISRRAGRDIQITHIGTRRDNPASHTAGYKVSRDIFDVVRDPDVQIVVELIGGTTVAKDLVLEAIASGKHVVTANKALIALHGNEIFQAAEAKGVTVAFEAAVAGGIPIIKALREGLVANEVDWLAGIINGTGNFILTEMREKGRNFYDVLAEAQELGYAEADPTFDVEGIDAAHKLTILASIAYGVPLQFESVFTEGITQITQEDVQYAEELGYRIKHLGIAKRGKDGVEMRVHPTLVPEQRLLANVNGVLNAILVHGDAVGPTMYYGPGAGSEATASSVIADIVDVAREVDLAHPVPHLGYHRWADGVNVVPMSEVVTSYYLRMQVTDEVGVMARIANILSDNGINIEAIIQKEPQPGDDTVPLILLTQRVKEQEMNRAIGQLEEQTAVIGQVTRIRVEQLDG